A DNA window from Castanea sativa cultivar Marrone di Chiusa Pesio chromosome 7, ASM4071231v1 contains the following coding sequences:
- the LOC142642459 gene encoding protein DWD HYPERSENSITIVE TO UV-B 1-like isoform X3, whose amino-acid sequence MNGRDYIISGSCDEHVVCICCAQTGRHLRDISLEGSGSGSMFVQSLRGDSFKIFVPQGSGSGSMFVQSLRGDPLQGQFASIK is encoded by the exons ATGAATGGAAGGGATTATATTATCAGCGGGAGTTGTGATGAACATGTAGTCTGCATTTGCTGTGCTCAAACTGGAAGGCATCTTAGGGATATATCTTTGGAG GGAAGTGGCTCAGGTTCTATGTTTGTGCAATCTTTGAGGGGTGATTCTTTCAAG ATTTTTGTTCCGCAGGGAAGTGGCTCAGGGTCTATGTTTGTGCAATCTTTGAGGGGTGATCCTTTACAGG
- the LOC142642459 gene encoding protein DWD HYPERSENSITIVE TO UV-B 1-like isoform X4, with the protein MNGRDYIISGSCDEHVVCICCAQTGRHLRDISLEGSGSGSMFVQSLRGDSFKIFVPQGSGSGSMFVQSLRGDPLQAQI; encoded by the exons ATGAATGGAAGGGATTATATTATCAGCGGGAGTTGTGATGAACATGTAGTCTGCATTTGCTGTGCTCAAACTGGAAGGCATCTTAGGGATATATCTTTGGAG GGAAGTGGCTCAGGTTCTATGTTTGTGCAATCTTTGAGGGGTGATTCTTTCAAG ATTTTTGTTCCGCAGGGAAGTGGCTCAGGGTCTATGTTTGTGCAATCTTTGAGGGGTGATCCTTTACAGG